In the genome of Oxyura jamaicensis isolate SHBP4307 breed ruddy duck chromosome 13, BPBGC_Ojam_1.0, whole genome shotgun sequence, one region contains:
- the LOC118173699 gene encoding serine protease inhibitor Kazal-type 5-like isoform X3, which yields MVAHGLGRIAKARLARAQSAGSCRDCTADVTWGPGMCHNLSALEFVQMTHVASQASIKDLDGLRGNPPLTALFRTFQNECMKIWSLLRSGKFSCPTNKQPINGPDGKRDLNKCLMCQRLLERDSKNKGSGGEVNRDVSSGEDECREFRDLFNKGKLSCTRENDPVRDSSGKQHSNKCIMCAEKFKRENEQKATTPRGRKDKDDCSEYRSQFEAGGRLSCTRENDPVRDSSGKQHTNKCLMCAEKFKKEAQRGGQSGGTAQRNKPLTAECANQKSCSGSGSQQGVNNRRPFSTNRGPQGNSAQSGGDCSPAPGRQGQRGGPDTYQPLDCDRILHGVKGGRIFCNKSSQPVCGTDGKTYKNECDLCSAAMRESVYITVNYRGECRNSGPEMK from the exons ATGGTGGCTCATGGCCTAGGAAGGATTGCAAAGGCAAGGCTGGCTCGAGCACAGAGTGCTGGAAGTTGCCGTGATTGTACTGCAGATGTGACGTGGGGACCTGGCATGTGTCACAACCTTTCTGCGCTGGAGTTTGTGCAAATGACAC atgTTGCCAGCCAAGCTTCGATTAAG GATCTCGACGGCCTCCGAGGGAACCCTCCGCTGACTGCCCTCTTCCGCACGTTTCAGAATGAGTGCATGAAAATTTGGTCCCTCCTTCGCAGTGGCAAATTTTCCTGCCCCACCAACAAGCAGCCCATCAATGGCCCAGATGGCAAGAGGGACCTCAACAAGTGCTTGATGTGCCAGAGGCTGCT GGAAAGAGACTCAAAAAACAAAGGGAGTGGTGGAGAAGTGAACAGGGACGTGAGCTCCGGAGAG GATGAGTGCCGGGAGTTTCGGGATCTGTTCAATAAAGGGAAACTTTCTTGTACAAGAGAGAATGACCCTGTCCGGGATTCCTcagggaagcagcacagcaatAAGTGCATCATGTGTGCAGAGAAGTT caaaAGGGAGAATGAGCAGAAAGCAACTACacccagaggaagaaaagataag GATGACTGCAGTGAGTATCGCTCCCAGTTCGAGGCTGGAGGACGGCTGTCCTGCACGCGGGAGAATGACCCTGTTCGGGATTCCTCTGGCAAGCAGCACACCAACAAGTGTCTCATGTGTGCAGAGAAGTT CAAAAAAGAAGCCCAAAGAGGAGGCCAGTCTGGTGGAACTGCCCAGCGCAACAAACCGCTCACTGCAGAGTGTGCAAACCAG AAGAGCTGCAGTGGCTCAGGGTCTCAGCAGGGTGTGAACAACAGACGGCCCTTCTCCACGAACAGAGG CCCGCAAGGAAACTCGGCCCAGAGCGGTGGGGACTGCAGCCCGGCGCCTGGCCGCCAAGGACAGCGCGGAGGCCCCGACACCTACCAGCCG ctGGACTGTGATCGAATTCTGCACGGGGTAAAGGGTGGAAGGATTTTCTGCAACAAATCCTCACAACCCGTCTGTGGCACTGATgggaaaacatacaaaaatgaaTGTGACTTGTGTTCAGCTGCCAT GAGAGAGTCAGTCTACATCACAGTAAACTATCGAGGTGAATGCCGAAACTCTGGCCCTGAAATG
- the LOC118173699 gene encoding serine protease inhibitor Kazal-type 5-like isoform X5 yields MTKTCFPGGLGRACLRAVAAADVASQASIKDLDGLRGNPPLTALFRTFQNECMKIWSLLRSGKFSCPTNKQPINGPDGKRDLNKCLMCQRLLERDSKNKGSGGEVNRDVSSGEDECREFRDLFNKGKLSCTRENDPVRDSSGKQHSNKCIMCAEKFKRENEQKATTPRGRKDKDDCSEYRSQFEAGGRLSCTRENDPVRDSSGKQHTNKCLMCAEKFKKEAQRGGQSGGTAQRNKPLTAECANQKSCSGSGSQQGVNNRRPFSTNRGPQGNSAQSGGDCSPAPGRQGQRGGPDTYQPLDCDRILHGVKGGRIFCNKSSQPVCGTDGKTYKNECDLCSAAMRESVYITVNYRGECRNSGPEMK; encoded by the exons ATGACCAAGACTTGCTTCCCCGGAGGCCTGGGCAGAGCTTGCCTgagagctgtggcagcagcag atgTTGCCAGCCAAGCTTCGATTAAG GATCTCGACGGCCTCCGAGGGAACCCTCCGCTGACTGCCCTCTTCCGCACGTTTCAGAATGAGTGCATGAAAATTTGGTCCCTCCTTCGCAGTGGCAAATTTTCCTGCCCCACCAACAAGCAGCCCATCAATGGCCCAGATGGCAAGAGGGACCTCAACAAGTGCTTGATGTGCCAGAGGCTGCT GGAAAGAGACTCAAAAAACAAAGGGAGTGGTGGAGAAGTGAACAGGGACGTGAGCTCCGGAGAG GATGAGTGCCGGGAGTTTCGGGATCTGTTCAATAAAGGGAAACTTTCTTGTACAAGAGAGAATGACCCTGTCCGGGATTCCTcagggaagcagcacagcaatAAGTGCATCATGTGTGCAGAGAAGTT caaaAGGGAGAATGAGCAGAAAGCAACTACacccagaggaagaaaagataag GATGACTGCAGTGAGTATCGCTCCCAGTTCGAGGCTGGAGGACGGCTGTCCTGCACGCGGGAGAATGACCCTGTTCGGGATTCCTCTGGCAAGCAGCACACCAACAAGTGTCTCATGTGTGCAGAGAAGTT CAAAAAAGAAGCCCAAAGAGGAGGCCAGTCTGGTGGAACTGCCCAGCGCAACAAACCGCTCACTGCAGAGTGTGCAAACCAG AAGAGCTGCAGTGGCTCAGGGTCTCAGCAGGGTGTGAACAACAGACGGCCCTTCTCCACGAACAGAGG CCCGCAAGGAAACTCGGCCCAGAGCGGTGGGGACTGCAGCCCGGCGCCTGGCCGCCAAGGACAGCGCGGAGGCCCCGACACCTACCAGCCG ctGGACTGTGATCGAATTCTGCACGGGGTAAAGGGTGGAAGGATTTTCTGCAACAAATCCTCACAACCCGTCTGTGGCACTGATgggaaaacatacaaaaatgaaTGTGACTTGTGTTCAGCTGCCAT GAGAGAGTCAGTCTACATCACAGTAAACTATCGAGGTGAATGCCGAAACTCTGGCCCTGAAATG
- the LOC118173699 gene encoding serine protease inhibitor Kazal-type 5-like isoform X6, whose product MKIEGASVVLALAFFCFFSDVASQASIKDLDGLRGNPPLTALFRTFQNECMKIWSLLRSGKFSCPTNKQPINGPDGKRDLNKCLMCQRLLERDSKNKGSGGEVNRDVSSGEDECREFRDLFNKGKLSCTRENDPVRDSSGKQHSNKCIMCAEKFKRENEQKATTPRGRKDKDDCSEYRSQFEAGGRLSCTRENDPVRDSSGKQHTNKCLMCAEKFKKEAQRGGQSGGTAQRNKPLTAECANQKSCSGSGSQQGVNNRRPFSTNRGPQGNSAQSGGDCSPAPGRQGQRGGPDTYQPLDCDRILHGVKGGRIFCNKSSQPVCGTDGKTYKNECDLCSAAMRESVYITVNYRGECRNSGPEMK is encoded by the exons ATGAAAATAGAAGGTGCCTCGGTGGTCCTTGCTCTggcatttttctgcttcttctcag atgTTGCCAGCCAAGCTTCGATTAAG GATCTCGACGGCCTCCGAGGGAACCCTCCGCTGACTGCCCTCTTCCGCACGTTTCAGAATGAGTGCATGAAAATTTGGTCCCTCCTTCGCAGTGGCAAATTTTCCTGCCCCACCAACAAGCAGCCCATCAATGGCCCAGATGGCAAGAGGGACCTCAACAAGTGCTTGATGTGCCAGAGGCTGCT GGAAAGAGACTCAAAAAACAAAGGGAGTGGTGGAGAAGTGAACAGGGACGTGAGCTCCGGAGAG GATGAGTGCCGGGAGTTTCGGGATCTGTTCAATAAAGGGAAACTTTCTTGTACAAGAGAGAATGACCCTGTCCGGGATTCCTcagggaagcagcacagcaatAAGTGCATCATGTGTGCAGAGAAGTT caaaAGGGAGAATGAGCAGAAAGCAACTACacccagaggaagaaaagataag GATGACTGCAGTGAGTATCGCTCCCAGTTCGAGGCTGGAGGACGGCTGTCCTGCACGCGGGAGAATGACCCTGTTCGGGATTCCTCTGGCAAGCAGCACACCAACAAGTGTCTCATGTGTGCAGAGAAGTT CAAAAAAGAAGCCCAAAGAGGAGGCCAGTCTGGTGGAACTGCCCAGCGCAACAAACCGCTCACTGCAGAGTGTGCAAACCAG AAGAGCTGCAGTGGCTCAGGGTCTCAGCAGGGTGTGAACAACAGACGGCCCTTCTCCACGAACAGAGG CCCGCAAGGAAACTCGGCCCAGAGCGGTGGGGACTGCAGCCCGGCGCCTGGCCGCCAAGGACAGCGCGGAGGCCCCGACACCTACCAGCCG ctGGACTGTGATCGAATTCTGCACGGGGTAAAGGGTGGAAGGATTTTCTGCAACAAATCCTCACAACCCGTCTGTGGCACTGATgggaaaacatacaaaaatgaaTGTGACTTGTGTTCAGCTGCCAT GAGAGAGTCAGTCTACATCACAGTAAACTATCGAGGTGAATGCCGAAACTCTGGCCCTGAAATG
- the LOC118173699 gene encoding serine protease inhibitor Kazal-type 5-like isoform X7 produces MGTQNSAPAGTRSVTTDVASQASIKDLDGLRGNPPLTALFRTFQNECMKIWSLLRSGKFSCPTNKQPINGPDGKRDLNKCLMCQRLLERDSKNKGSGGEVNRDVSSGEDECREFRDLFNKGKLSCTRENDPVRDSSGKQHSNKCIMCAEKFKRENEQKATTPRGRKDKDDCSEYRSQFEAGGRLSCTRENDPVRDSSGKQHTNKCLMCAEKFKKEAQRGGQSGGTAQRNKPLTAECANQKSCSGSGSQQGVNNRRPFSTNRGPQGNSAQSGGDCSPAPGRQGQRGGPDTYQPLDCDRILHGVKGGRIFCNKSSQPVCGTDGKTYKNECDLCSAAMRESVYITVNYRGECRNSGPEMK; encoded by the exons atgTTGCCAGCCAAGCTTCGATTAAG GATCTCGACGGCCTCCGAGGGAACCCTCCGCTGACTGCCCTCTTCCGCACGTTTCAGAATGAGTGCATGAAAATTTGGTCCCTCCTTCGCAGTGGCAAATTTTCCTGCCCCACCAACAAGCAGCCCATCAATGGCCCAGATGGCAAGAGGGACCTCAACAAGTGCTTGATGTGCCAGAGGCTGCT GGAAAGAGACTCAAAAAACAAAGGGAGTGGTGGAGAAGTGAACAGGGACGTGAGCTCCGGAGAG GATGAGTGCCGGGAGTTTCGGGATCTGTTCAATAAAGGGAAACTTTCTTGTACAAGAGAGAATGACCCTGTCCGGGATTCCTcagggaagcagcacagcaatAAGTGCATCATGTGTGCAGAGAAGTT caaaAGGGAGAATGAGCAGAAAGCAACTACacccagaggaagaaaagataag GATGACTGCAGTGAGTATCGCTCCCAGTTCGAGGCTGGAGGACGGCTGTCCTGCACGCGGGAGAATGACCCTGTTCGGGATTCCTCTGGCAAGCAGCACACCAACAAGTGTCTCATGTGTGCAGAGAAGTT CAAAAAAGAAGCCCAAAGAGGAGGCCAGTCTGGTGGAACTGCCCAGCGCAACAAACCGCTCACTGCAGAGTGTGCAAACCAG AAGAGCTGCAGTGGCTCAGGGTCTCAGCAGGGTGTGAACAACAGACGGCCCTTCTCCACGAACAGAGG CCCGCAAGGAAACTCGGCCCAGAGCGGTGGGGACTGCAGCCCGGCGCCTGGCCGCCAAGGACAGCGCGGAGGCCCCGACACCTACCAGCCG ctGGACTGTGATCGAATTCTGCACGGGGTAAAGGGTGGAAGGATTTTCTGCAACAAATCCTCACAACCCGTCTGTGGCACTGATgggaaaacatacaaaaatgaaTGTGACTTGTGTTCAGCTGCCAT GAGAGAGTCAGTCTACATCACAGTAAACTATCGAGGTGAATGCCGAAACTCTGGCCCTGAAATG
- the LOC118173699 gene encoding serine protease inhibitor Kazal-type 5-like isoform X8, with the protein MKIWSLLRSGKFSCPTNKQPINGPDGKRDLNKCLMCQRLLERDSKNKGSGGEVNRDVSSGEDECREFRDLFNKGKLSCTRENDPVRDSSGKQHSNKCIMCAEKFKRENEQKATTPRGRKDKDDCSEYRSQFEAGGRLSCTRENDPVRDSSGKQHTNKCLMCAEKFKKEAQRGGQSGGTAQRNKPLTAECANQKSCSGSGSQQGVNNRRPFSTNRGPQGNSAQSGGDCSPAPGRQGQRGGPDTYQPLDCDRILHGVKGGRIFCNKSSQPVCGTDGKTYKNECDLCSAAMRESVYITVNYRGECRNSGPEMK; encoded by the exons ATGAAAATTTGGTCCCTCCTTCGCAGTGGCAAATTTTCCTGCCCCACCAACAAGCAGCCCATCAATGGCCCAGATGGCAAGAGGGACCTCAACAAGTGCTTGATGTGCCAGAGGCTGCT GGAAAGAGACTCAAAAAACAAAGGGAGTGGTGGAGAAGTGAACAGGGACGTGAGCTCCGGAGAG GATGAGTGCCGGGAGTTTCGGGATCTGTTCAATAAAGGGAAACTTTCTTGTACAAGAGAGAATGACCCTGTCCGGGATTCCTcagggaagcagcacagcaatAAGTGCATCATGTGTGCAGAGAAGTT caaaAGGGAGAATGAGCAGAAAGCAACTACacccagaggaagaaaagataag GATGACTGCAGTGAGTATCGCTCCCAGTTCGAGGCTGGAGGACGGCTGTCCTGCACGCGGGAGAATGACCCTGTTCGGGATTCCTCTGGCAAGCAGCACACCAACAAGTGTCTCATGTGTGCAGAGAAGTT CAAAAAAGAAGCCCAAAGAGGAGGCCAGTCTGGTGGAACTGCCCAGCGCAACAAACCGCTCACTGCAGAGTGTGCAAACCAG AAGAGCTGCAGTGGCTCAGGGTCTCAGCAGGGTGTGAACAACAGACGGCCCTTCTCCACGAACAGAGG CCCGCAAGGAAACTCGGCCCAGAGCGGTGGGGACTGCAGCCCGGCGCCTGGCCGCCAAGGACAGCGCGGAGGCCCCGACACCTACCAGCCG ctGGACTGTGATCGAATTCTGCACGGGGTAAAGGGTGGAAGGATTTTCTGCAACAAATCCTCACAACCCGTCTGTGGCACTGATgggaaaacatacaaaaatgaaTGTGACTTGTGTTCAGCTGCCAT GAGAGAGTCAGTCTACATCACAGTAAACTATCGAGGTGAATGCCGAAACTCTGGCCCTGAAATG